In Solanum pennellii chromosome 3, SPENNV200, a single window of DNA contains:
- the LOC107012387 gene encoding protein TRANSPARENT TESTA GLABRA 1-like, with protein sequence MEKKSGKKSHLRSGNSVTYDSSYPIYAMAFSSFTSSLPNRHPRIAIGSFIEEINNCVDILSFDAYNLTLKPIPNLCFEHPYPPTKLMFHPNPFDSLKSNDILASCSDYLRLWEVGDTSIKDLVTFNKNKNSEYVAPLTSFDWNDVEPRRIGTSSIDTTCIIWDVEIGAFETQIIAHDKEVYDIAWAEAAVFASVSADGSVRIFDLRMKDYTTIIYESPEPGTQLLKLAWNKHNLRYLAVMSDSNKIMILDMSSPGRPLVELARHQASFNAIAWSPQSQRHICSAGDDGQALIWELPTVERPNGIDPMAMYSAGAEINQIQWSAAHHDWIAIAFSNKLQLLNV encoded by the coding sequence atggaaaaaaaatccGGTAAAAAATCTCATCTCCGATCTGGAAATTCCGTTACATATGACTCATCCTACCCCATCTACGCCATGGCTTTTTCCTCCTTCACTTCTTCCCTCCCCAATCGCCACCCTCGAATTGCCATCGGCAGCTTTATCGAAGAGATCAACAATTGTGTTGATATTCTCTCTTTCGATGCATATAACCTAACCCTTAAGCCTATTCCAAATCTCTGTTTCGAACACCCTTATCCACCTACGAAGCTCATGTTCCATCCTAATCCTTTTGATTCTCTCAAGTCGAATGACATTCTTGCCTCTTGCAGTGACTATCTCCGTCTTTGGGAAGTTGGCGATACTTCTATTAAAGACCTCGTCACTttcaataagaataaaaatagtgaGTACGTTGCCCCTTTGACGTCTTTTGATTGGAATGATGTGGAGCCCAGAAGAATTGGTACTTCCAGTATAGACACTACTTGTATCATCTGGGATGTTGAAATAGGGGCTTTTGAAACTCAAATTATAGCCCATGATAAAGAGGTTTACGATATAGCTTGGGCTGAAGCTGCGGTTTTTGCTTCCGTTTCTGCTGATGGGTCAGTTCGGATTTTTGATTTGAGGATGAAGGATTATACTACAATTATTTATGAGAGTCCAGAACCGGGCACTCAGTTGTTGAAGCTGGCTTGGAACAAGCACAACTTAAGATATCTGGCTGTCATGTCGGATAGCAACAAGATTATGATTTTAGATATGAGTTCTCCAGGAAGGCCTCTGGTGGAGTTGGCTAGGCATCAGGCGAGTTTCAATGCTATTGCTTGGTCTCCACAGAGTCAGCGACATATTTGTTCGGCTGGGGATGACGGGCAGGCGCTCATTTGGGAGTTGCCAACTGTTGAAAGGCCTAATGGGATTGATCCTATGGCAATGTACTCTGCTGGAGCTGAGATTAATCAAATTCAGTGGTCTGCTGCGCACCATGATTGGATTGCCATTGCGTTTTCTAACAAGCTGCAATTGCTTAATGTATAA
- the LOC107012154 gene encoding uncharacterized protein LOC107012154 encodes MSSQPPTPPQPQPPHLHKKPTSFPDVIFTAFSLFVIFSSSNPTTSLLRKFTPLVSFPLNPRRFLRIPTMSNPSSSNLRNPIHHFPNPQSLSDWLRPRMPSDSFASWGVKPGTKNVSNLWLELSEGETLLADSTPPVRTVEVMVVKVIGKDNKVLVESHQELSDGAVRHRCRPLSEKMKPGETVEDAVFRAVKEELGSVLGGFFGELRENGIVKILPNSYSKKVEERVSASYPGLPACYVLHTVEAAVDGLPEEEFCTEETDEYGDSSERMVINGAVSCKKHYWKWVDANSL; translated from the coding sequence ATGTCTTCTCAGCCACCGACGCCACCACAACCACAACCGCCGCATCTCCACAAGAAACCCACTTCCTTCCCTGACGTTATCTTCACTGCCTTTTCTCTCTTCGTTATCTTTTCTTCATCAAACCCCACTACTTCCCTTCTACGTAAATTTACCCCTCTTGTTTCTTTTCCTTTAAACCCCCGTAGATTTCTCAGAATTCCCACTATGTCAAACCCATCTTCCAGTAATCTTCGTAACCCTATTCATCACTTCCCCAATCCCCAATCACTCTCCGATTGGCTAAGGCCGCGTATGCCTTCTGATTCTTTTGCTTCGTGGGGTGTTAAGCCGGGAACCAAGAATGTTAGTAATCTCTGGCTTGAGTTGTCTGAAGGGGAGACTTTGCTGGCTGATTCTACGCCGCCGGTTCGAACTGTTGAGGTTATGGTTGTTAAGGTTATTGGAAAAGACAATAAGGTCCTTGTTGAATCGCACCAAGAATTGTCGGATGGTGCTGTTAGGCATAGATGTCGTCCGTTGTCGGAGAAGATGAAGCCTGGTGAGACAGTTGAAGATGCGGTTTTTCGTGCCGTGAAAGAAGAGCTTGGTTCAGTGCTTGGTGGGTTTTTTGGTGAGCTCAGAGAGAATGGCATTGTTAAGATTTTGCCCAATTCGTATTCGAAGAAGGTGGAGGAAAGGGTTTCAGCGTCTTATCCTGGATTGcctgcttgttatgtgttgcATACAGTGGAGGCTGCAGTGGATGGTTTGCCTGAGGAGGAGTTTTGCACAGAAGAGACTGATGAATATGGAGATTCTAGTGAGAGGATGGTCATAAATGGTGCAGTTTCCTGTAAAAAGCATTACTGGAAGTGGGTTGATGCTAATTCGTTGTGA
- the LOC107013720 gene encoding NDR1/HIN1-like protein 26, with amino-acid sequence MSPIDVKSPKHCEEKGFKVEKLFPKKKLFFCFSTISLSILSFIFLLYLTLHPTKPNFTLREADIYQLNLSGPRQLLNSSIQLTLVSKNPNKKVGIYYDELQVFASYKGQQITLHTSLPPFYQGHEDSNFLSALLIGNGLPVDPYFGYEVQRDQSVGKLIMNLKGSGRLRWKVGTWVSGKYRFNVDCVAIMPFGSSLPSGPLSFRQGAQCSTTL; translated from the coding sequence ATGTCTCCAATTGATGTAAAATCCCCAAAACATTGTGAAGAAAAAGGGTTCAAAGTAGAAAAACTATTCCCAAAAAAGAAGTTATTCTTTTGCTTCTCTACAATTTCCCTCTCTATTCTATCATTCATCTTTCTGCTTTACCTCACACTTCATCCTACAAAACCAAATTTCACACTAAGAGAAGCTGATATTTATCAACTCAATCTCTCAGGTCCGCGCCAACTGCTTAACTCATCCATTCAACTCACCCTCGTATCGAAGAATCCAAATAAGAAAGTTGGAATCTACTACGATGAATTGCAAGTCTTTGCTTCTTATAAAGGACAACAAATTACTCTTCATACTTCTCTTCCTCCATTTTATCAAGGCCATGAAGATAGTAACTTTTTATCGGCTTTGTTGATTGGTAATGGATTGCCAGTGGATCCTTATTTTGGTTATGAGGTGCAACGTGACCAAAGTGTTGgaaaattgattatgaatttgaaAGGAAGTGGTAGGTTAAGATGGAAAGTTGGAACTTGGGTTTCTGGGAAGTATAGGTTTAATGTTGATTGTGTTGCTATTATGCCTTTTGGATCTTCCTTGCCATCTGGTCCCCTTAGTTTTAGACAAGGAGCTCAATGTTCTACTACCCTTTGA